A stretch of Cellulosilyticum sp. I15G10I2 DNA encodes these proteins:
- a CDS encoding GNAT family N-acetyltransferase gives MKEKIKQIVLSLGADVCGIANIDRFIDTPKGFSPTDIFSDCKSVIIFGIALPKGVTQVEPRIIYGHFNNSSCLQVDEVSFRAAKIVEAEFGCYAVPIPCDSPYDFWDEENMKGRGLISMKHAAVLAGIGTIGKSALLLNNEFGNILTIGAILTNLNMQSDELCKSICIDECNKCIDSCPVGAIEGGDVNQKLCRNNTYGKNGRGFDIVNCNNCRNKCPMRYGNKHLKRRHTMKVFETERLYLRELTFEDKKELARVLSDPDSMEFYPHPFSEIEVEEWIRWNIENYAKYKHGLWAVILKESDTFIGDCGITMQNIDDRSVPEIGFHIIKDYCNKGYATEAADACKEYAFNSLNYSEIFSYTTVRNISSQKVAEKIGMKVYKYFEKNNEKQVVQVAIRS, from the coding sequence ATGAAAGAAAAAATTAAGCAAATTGTATTATCGCTTGGTGCTGATGTTTGTGGAATTGCAAATATTGATAGGTTTATTGATACACCAAAAGGCTTTTCCCCAACTGATATCTTTTCAGATTGTAAATCAGTAATCATCTTTGGCATAGCACTTCCTAAAGGAGTTACCCAAGTAGAGCCACGAATAATTTATGGACATTTCAATAATAGCAGTTGTTTGCAAGTTGATGAGGTTTCATTTAGAGCAGCAAAAATAGTAGAAGCAGAGTTTGGATGCTATGCTGTTCCAATACCTTGTGATAGTCCTTATGATTTTTGGGACGAAGAAAATATGAAAGGTCGTGGACTAATTTCTATGAAACACGCCGCTGTTCTAGCAGGTATTGGGACAATTGGAAAAAGTGCACTACTTTTAAACAATGAATTCGGGAATATTCTAACCATTGGAGCAATATTAACGAATTTGAATATGCAATCGGATGAGTTATGTAAAAGTATTTGTATAGATGAATGCAATAAGTGCATTGACAGTTGTCCTGTTGGTGCAATAGAAGGTGGGGATGTCAATCAAAAATTATGTCGAAATAATACTTATGGGAAAAATGGGCGTGGTTTTGATATTGTTAATTGTAACAATTGCAGAAATAAATGCCCGATGAGATATGGAAATAAGCATTTAAAAAGGAGGCATACTATGAAAGTATTTGAAACTGAAAGGTTATATTTAAGGGAACTAACGTTTGAGGATAAAAAAGAATTAGCAAGAGTTTTATCTGATCCAGATTCTATGGAATTTTACCCTCACCCATTTTCTGAGATAGAGGTAGAAGAGTGGATAAGATGGAATATAGAAAATTATGCAAAGTATAAACATGGACTATGGGCAGTGATATTAAAAGAAAGTGATACTTTTATAGGAGATTGTGGTATAACCATGCAAAACATTGATGATAGATCTGTACCAGAAATTGGCTTTCATATAATAAAAGATTATTGTAATAAAGGATATGCAACAGAGGCCGCAGATGCATGTAAAGAATATGCATTTAATTCTCTGAACTACTCTGAAATATTTTCATATACAACAGTTAGGAATATCTCATCACAGAAGGTAGCAGAGAAGATAGGCATGAAAGTATATAAATATTTTGAAAAGAACAATGAAAAGCAAGTGGTTCAAGTAGCTATTAGGAGTTAA
- a CDS encoding GNAT family N-acetyltransferase produces the protein MDKKYEFESDRLGFRLWSDEDSVLFSRMNADNKVMQYFPSVLNKKESDKFIEKIMDHFKEYGYGLWAVDIKETHEFIGFIGFYTATFESDFTPCVEIGWRLDDRFWNKGYATEGAIKCLDYGFNILGLNNIFSFTSKINKPSINVMKKIGLIEQGTFLHSNISEDNPLRPHVLYKIDKKTYDKNH, from the coding sequence ATGGATAAAAAATACGAATTTGAATCAGACAGATTAGGTTTTAGGCTTTGGAGCGATGAAGATAGTGTGCTATTTTCTAGAATGAATGCAGATAATAAAGTAATGCAATATTTCCCTAGTGTTTTGAATAAAAAAGAATCTGATAAGTTTATTGAAAAAATTATGGACCATTTTAAAGAGTATGGATATGGCTTGTGGGCTGTGGATATTAAAGAGACTCATGAATTTATTGGGTTTATAGGGTTTTATACAGCTACATTTGAATCAGATTTTACTCCATGTGTTGAGATTGGATGGAGACTAGATGATAGATTTTGGAACAAGGGATATGCTACTGAAGGAGCAATTAAGTGTTTAGATTATGGATTCAATATATTAGGATTGAATAATATATTTTCATTTACTTCAAAAATAAATAAACCATCTATTAATGTAATGAAAAAGATAGGATTAATAGAGCAAGGTACATTTCTACATTCTAATATTAGTGAAGATAATCCCTTAAGACCACATGTATTATATAAAATTGATAAAAAGACATATGATAAGAACCACTAA
- a CDS encoding spore coat protein: protein MLQDKTMVNDTLAMIKNNLTFYANSISECENPELREALQQIRDTCECSQYNLFKLAETKGFYQPAMPANDTEVQQVKSQLQC, encoded by the coding sequence ATGTTACAAGATAAAACAATGGTTAATGATACCCTCGCAATGATCAAAAACAACCTTACATTTTATGCAAACTCCATATCAGAATGTGAAAACCCTGAACTTAGAGAAGCCCTTCAGCAGATCAGAGATACTTGTGAATGTTCTCAATATAACCTTTTTAAGCTAGCAGAAACAAAAGGTTTTTACCAACCAGCAATGCCTGCTAATGACACCGAGGTTCAACAGGTTAAAAGCCAGCTTCAGTGTTAA